The Salvelinus namaycush isolate Seneca chromosome 8, SaNama_1.0, whole genome shotgun sequence genome has a segment encoding these proteins:
- the LOC120052429 gene encoding RGM domain family member B-like, translating to MGRSGPQNLAKRQLWNYITFTMALLSLLLRPAHCQQCRIQRCNAEYVASTSPSSGLQEDSLSDVDYCIALRAYALCTRRTARSCRGDLVYHSAVFRIKELFSQQNCSSDGPTSSAKATSTSRPAVSELCDYESRVLALGPAGQGEKYAHCGLFGDPHLRTFRDEFQTCKVEGAWPLIDNRYLSVQVTNVPVVLGSSATATSKITVIFKSYHGCTEQKVYQATTEDLPSAFQDGTRSGGEGGSLWIVEKGDSGGRLVKIQARYIGTSIIVRRVGRYLTFAIRMPEDTLDFSEENSGLQLCLHGCPRNELIKEHMLGRQPLHPRLPGSGSNPELGPLLPPHQIYTVEHATAKCRETLQVEDVYFQSCVFDLLTTGDPEFSMAAYGALEDLKALPPSKLKQNSPRTPRVQLNRGGPHMLATATPSLVTFLLLVLLLL from the exons ATGGGGAGAAGCGGACCTCAAAACTTGGCTAAGCGGCAGCTTTGGAATTATATTACTTTTACGATGGCTTTACTTTCGCTGTTGCTCAGACCAG CACACTGCCAGCAGTGCCGTATCCAGCGCTGCAATGCGGAGTACGTGGCCTCTACCTCGCCCTCTAGTGGTCTCCAAGAGGACTCCCTGTCCGATGTGGACTACTGCATCGCCCTGCGCGCCTACGCCCTGTGTACCCGACGCACGGCGCGCAGCTGCAGGGGCGACCTGGTCTACCACTCAGCTGTGTTCCGCATCAAGGAGCTCTTCTCCcagcaaaactgctccagcgaCGGGCCCACCTCCTCGGCCAAGGCCACCAGCACCTCCAGGCCGGCCGTGTCCGAGCTATGCGACTACGAGAGCCGTGTGCTGGCCTTGGGCCCCGCAGGCCAGGGGGAAAAGTACGCCCACTGTGGATTATTCGGGGACCCACACCTGCGGACGTTCCGCGACGAGTTCCAGACGTGCAAGGTGGAGGGGGCATGGCCTCTCATCGATAACCGCTACCTGTCAGTGCAGGTGACTAACGTGCCTGTTGTCCTGGGCTCCAGTGCCACCGCCACCAGCAAG ATAACGGTGATCTTCAAGTCGTACCATGGCTGTACGGAGCAGAAGGTGTACCAGGCTACCACAGAGGACCTACCCTCTGCCTTCCAGGATGGCACACGGAGTGGCGGGGAGGGCGGCAGTCTGTGGATCGTAGAGAAGGGCGACTCCGGGGGTCGCCTGGTGAAGATCCAGGCCCGCTACATCGGGACGTCCATCATAGTGCGCCGGGTGGGCCGCTACCTTACCTTTGCCATCCGCATGCCGGAGGACACCCTTGACTTTTCTGAGGAGAACAGTGGGCTGCAGCTCTGTCTGCATGGATGCCCGCGCAACGAGCTCATCAAGGAGCACATGCTGGGGCGCCAGCCTCTTCACCCCCGCCTCCCAGGCTCCGGGTCTAACCCCGAGCTGGGGCCCCTCCTGCCCCCACACCAGATCTACACAGTGGAGCATGCCACAGCCAAGTGCAGAGAGACCCTGCAGGTGGAGGACGTGTACTTCCAGTCCTGTGTGTTTGACCTGCTCACCACGGGGGACCCTGAGTTCTCCATGGCAGCCTACGGGGCCCTGGAGGATCTGAAGGCCCTTCCTCCCAGCAAACTGAAGCAGAACTCTCCGAGGACTCCTCGTGTCCAACTCAACAGAGGGGGGCCACACATGCTGGCTACAGCCACCCCCAGTCTGGTCACATTCCTGCTCCTGGTTCTGCTGCTTTTGTAA